One Solanum pennellii chromosome 9, SPENNV200 DNA segment encodes these proteins:
- the LOC107029551 gene encoding uncharacterized protein LOC107029551 translates to MELLPTWTETGARHLVMRFFKNFIQTGCIILLEEGGSTFTFQGTEGKCSLKVSLTVHSMQFYWKVATRADVGLADAFIHGDFSFVDKNKGLLNLIMIFIANRDLKASVKTSNKKRGWWTPLFYTAALSSATYFIRHVSNRNTLTQARRNISRHYDLSNELFSLFMDETMLYSCAIFKSEDEDLKVAQRRKMSVLIEKAKISKEHHILEIGFGWGGFAIEVVKKTGCKYTGISLSEQQLEYAQLRVEQAGLQDQITLLLCDYRQMPNKDKYDRIIVCEVLEHVGHEFIGEFFSCCESALAEDGLLVLQFISLPDTMYDEYRLSSGFLSEYIFPGVCVPSLSRVTSAMASASRLCVVHLEDIGVHYYQTLRCWRKNFLNNKSQIRALGFDDKFIRTWEYYFDYCAAGFKTRTVGDYQIVFSRPGNVATFGDHPYNVTI, encoded by the exons ATGGAATTGTTACCAACATGGACTGAAACAGGCGCACGCCATCTCGTTatgagatttttcaaaaatttcatccaAACAGGATGCATAAT CTTGTTGGAAGAAGGAGGTTCAACTTTCACGTTCCAAGGCACGGAGGGGAAATGCTCTCTCAAAGTTTCGCTTACAGTTCATAGTATGCAGTTTTACTGGAAG GTTGCAACTCGAGCTGACGTAGGTCTTGCTGATGCTTTTATTCATGGAGATTTTTCTTTCGTTGATAAGAACAAGGGTCTTCTTAATCTTATCATG ATATTTATTGCCAACAGAGATTTGAAAGCATCTGTTAAAACATCTAACAAGAAGAG AGGCTGGTGGACACCACTGTTTTATACAGCAGCACTATCATCTGCAACATATTTTATTCGTCATGTTTCAAATCGGAACACCCTGACTCAGGCTCGTAGGAATATATCTCGTCATTATGACCTG AGCAATGAACTCTTCTCACTCTTTATGGATGAGACAATGCTATACTCATGTGCAATATTCAAG agtGAGGATGAAGATCTTAAAGTTGCACAGCGGAGAAAGATGTCTGTTCTCATCGAAAAG GCAAAAATCAGCAAAGAACATCACATTCTAGAGATTGGATTTGGATGGGGAGGTTTTGCCATTGAAGTTGTCAAGAAAACAGGATGTAAATATACCGGTATATCTCTCTCCGAGCAACAACTGGAGTATGCACAGTTGAGAGTTGAGCAAGCAGGTCTTCAG GATCAAATTACACTTCTCCTATGTGACTATCGCCAAATGCCAAATAAGGACAAATATGACAGGATTATAGTATG CGAGGTGTTAGAACATGTTGGTCACGAGTTCATAGGGGAATTCTTTAGTTGCTGTGAGTCAGCATTGGCAGAAGACGGGCTTCTAGTTCTGCAG TTCATTTCACTGCCAGACACAATGTATGACGAATACAGGCTCAGCTCAGGCTTCCTGAGCGAGTATATATTCCCAGGTGTATGCGTGCCTTCATTAAGTCGCGTAACATCAGCCATGGCTTCTGCATCCAGACTATG TGTAGTGCACCTGGAAGATATAGGAGTTCATTACTATCAAACACTGAGGTGTTGGCGAAAAAACTTCCTGAATAACAAAAG CCAAATTCGTGCTTTGGGATTCGATGACAAGTTCATCAGGACATGGGAGTACTACTTTGACTACTGTGCTGCTGGATTCAAAACGCGCACTGTAGGAGATTATCAG ATTGTATTTTCAAGGCCAGGCAATGTTGCAACATTTGGTGATCATCCTTACAATGTTACTATATAG
- the LOC107030937 gene encoding uncharacterized protein LOC107030937: MKVAIVGAGISGLVSAYELAKSGAKIVIYEKENYIGGHAKTVTVNGVDLDLGFMVFNRVTYPNMMEFFESLGVDMEISDMSFSVSLDKGHGCEWGSRNGISGLFAQKKNVLNPYFWQMIREIIRFKQDVISYLEELDNNPDIDRNETLGHFIQSHGYSELFQKAYLVPICASIWSCPSDGVMGFSAYSILSFCRNHHLLQLFGRPQWLTVRWRSHTYVNKVKDELEKRGCQIRTGCEVNSVSTNEEGCTVACTDGSKDIYDGCIMAAHAPDTLRMLGKEATFDETRILGAFQYVYSDIFLHCDQTLLPRNSAAWSSWNFLGTMNGRVCVTYWLNILQNLGETERPYCVTLNPPHTPDHTLLKWTTGHPVPSVAASKASSELYQIQGKRGIWFCGAYQGYGFHEDGLKAGAIAAQGLLKKNFRVLKNPKHMVPTWPETGARLLVTRFLKSFIATGCLILLEEGGTMFTFEGTEKKSFLKVSLRVHSPQFYWKVATQGDLGLADAFIHGDFSFVDKNDGLLNLFMIFVNNRDLKASVTRFSKKRGWWTPLLFTAAVSSAKYFIRHVSNQNTLTQARRNISRHYDLSNELFSLFLDETMTYSCAIFKSEDEDLKVAQERKISLLIKKAKVKKEHHILEIGCGWGSLAVEVVKRTGCKYTGITLSEQQLKYAKLRVQQAGLQDHITFLLCDYRQLPKMSRYDRIISCEMLEAVGHEFMEEFFTCCESALAEDGLLVLQFISIPDERYDEYRQSSDFIKEYIFPGGCLPALSRVTSAMSAASRLCVEHLEDIGIHYYQTLRCWRKNFLEKQSQIHALGFDDKFIRTWEYYFDYCAAGFKTCTLGDYQIVFSRPGNVAAFGDPYNGVP; this comes from the exons ATGAAAGTAGCAATTGTAGGGGCAGGGATAAGTGGATTGGTTTCTGCATATGAATTAGCAAAATCTGGGgctaaaattgtaatttatgaaaaagaaaattatatcgGCGGCCATGCTAAAACCGTTACCGTTAACGGCGTTGATCTTGACCTTGGATTCATGGTCTTCAATCGG GTAACTTATCCAAACATGATGGAATTTTTCGAGAGTCTTGGTGTCGATATGGAGATCTCCGATATGTCATTCTCAGTGAGCTTAGACAAAGGTCATGGTTGCGAATGGGGTAGCCGGAATGGAATATCTGGTCTGTTTGCACAGAAAAAGAATGTATTGAATCCATATTTCTGGCAAATGATCAGAGAAATTATCAGGTTCAAGCAGGATGTCATAAG ttaccttgaggaacttgataACAATCCTGACATTGATCGTAACGAGACATTAGGACATTTTATTCAATCACATGGCTATTCGGAGTTATTTCAGAAAGCTTATCTG GTTCCAATATGTGCTTCTATATGGTCCTGCCCCTCGGATGGAGTAATGGGATTTTCTGCTTACTCCATCCTTTCATTTTGTCGCAACCACCATCTTCTTCAG CTCTTTGGTCGCCCTCAATGGCTCACTGTTAGATGGAGATCACATACATATGTAAACAAG GTTAAGGATGAGTTGGAGAAGAGAGGATGTCAAATAAGGACTGGCTGTGAAGTAAATTCTGTATCTACGAATGAAGAAG GCTGTACTGTAGCTTGCACCGATGGTTCCAAAGACATATACGATGGATGCATAATGGCTGCACATGCACCAGATACTCTGAGGATGTTAGGCAAAGAGGCAACATTTGATGAAACAAGAATATTGGGTGCTTTTCAATATGTTTACAG CgatattttccttcattgtgACCAAACTCTCCTGCCTCGCAACTCAGCAGCGTGGAGCTCATGGAATTTTCTTGGAACCATGAACGGTAGAGTATGCGTGACATATTGGCTCAATATACTCCAG AACCTTGGTGAGACAGAGAGGCCTTATTGTGTAACTCTTAATCCTCCTCACACACCGGATCATACATTGCTTAAGTGGACCACCGGCCATCCAGTACCTTCAGTTGCTGCATCGAAAGCTTCATCTGAGCTTTATCAAATCCAAGGCAAGAGAGGAATATGGTTTTGTGGAGCATATCAAG GCTATGGCTTCCATGAGGATGGACTAAAG GCAGGTGCTATTGCTGCACAAGGACTACTTAAGAAAAACTTTAGGGTCCTGAAAAATCCCAAACACATGGTACCTACCTGGCCAGAAACAGGAGCACGCCTCCTCGTTACTAGATTTCTCAAGAGTTTCATCGCGACAGGATGCTTAAT CCTGTTAGAAGAAGGAGGTACAATGTTCACATTTGAAGGAACAGAGAAAAAAAGCTTTCTCAAAGTGTCTCTCAGAGTTCATAGTCCACAGTTTTACTGGAAG GTAGCAACTCAAGGTGACTTAGGCCTTGCTGATGCATTTATTCATGGAGACTTCTCTTTTGTTGATAAGAACGACGGTCTTCTTAATCTTTTCATG ATTTTTGTTAACAACAGAGATTTGAAAGCATCTGTCACAAGGTTTAGTAAGAAAAG AGGATGGTGGACACCACTTCTTTTTACAGCTGCAGTGTCATCTGCAAAGTACTTCATTCGACACGTTTCAAATCAGAACACCCTGACTCAGGCTCGTAGGAACATCTCTCGTCACTATGACCTG AGTAATGAGCTCTTCTCGCTCTTTCTAGACGAGACAATGACATATTCATGTGCAATATTCAAG AGTGAAGACGAAGACCTGAAAGTTGCACAGGAGAGGAAAATTTCTCTTCTCATCAAAAAG GCAAAGGTAAAGAAGGAACATCACATCTTAGAGATCGGATGTGGTTGGGGAAGTTTGGCTGTGGAAGTTGTTAAGAGAACAGGATGTAAATATACTGGTATAACTCTCTCCGAGCAGCAACTCAAGTATGCAAAGTTAAGAGTTCAGCAAGCAGGCCTTCAG GATCATATAACATTTCTCCTATGTGACTATCGTCAATTGCCAAAAATGTCTAGATATGACAGGATTATATCATG TGAGATGTTAGAAGCTGTCGGTCATGAGTTTATGGAAGAATTCTTTACCTGTTGTGAATCTGCACTAGCAGAAGATGGCCTTCTTGTTCTGCAG TTCATTTCAATACCAGATGAGAGGTATGACGAATACAGACAGAGCTCAGACTTCATAAAAGAGTATATATTCCCCGGTGGATGCTTACCTGCACTAAGTCGAGTAACATCAGCCATGTCTGCTGCATCTAGACTATG TGTTGAGCACCTAGAAGACATAGGAATCCATTACTATCAAACGCTGAGATGCTGGCGGAAAAACTTCCTGGAAAAACAAag CCAAATTCATGCTTTGGGATTCGACGATAAGTTCATCAGGACATGGGAGTACTACTTTGACTACTGTGCTGCTGGATTCAAAACGTGCACGTTAGGAGATTATCAG ATTGTATTCTCAAGGCCAGGCAATGTTGCAGCATTTGGTGATCCTTACAATGGCGTGCCTTGA